One genomic region from Oncorhynchus keta strain PuntledgeMale-10-30-2019 chromosome 33, Oket_V2, whole genome shotgun sequence encodes:
- the LOC118379995 gene encoding protein FAM3C isoform X3 yields the protein MFPSEDFWLKGAYIVLYSLQILGTNMRAGGSMPVEEGPTRQERYKCGLSKPCPEGHFSFKMASGAASVVGPKICLEDNILMSGVKNNVGRGINIALVNGKTGDLIKRDHFDMWAGDVNTLITFLKTIEEGTVVMMATFDDSASKLNDESRKMIGELGSSSISTLGFRDNWIFVGGKGIKTKSPFEQHIKNHAETNKYEGWPEVLEMEGCIPQRQE from the exons ATGTTTCCTTCTGAAGACTTTTGGCTGAAAG GGGCATACATTGTGTTGTACTCACTGCAGATTCTTGGGACCAACATGAGAGCTGGAG GGTCTATGCCTGTAGAGGAAGGCC CTACCAGGCAGGAACGCTACAAGTGTGGCCTCTCCAAGCCATGTCCCGAGGGACACTTCTCCTTTAAGATGGCCAGCGGAGCAGCCAGTGTTGTCGGTCCCAAAATCTGTCTGGAGGACAACAT TTTGATGAGTGGAGTCAAGAACAACGTGGGCAGAGGAATTAACATCGCCCTGGTTAACG GAAAAACGGGGGACCTCATCAAGAGAGACCACTTTGACATGTGGGCGGGAG ATGTCAACACGCTCATCACATTCCTGAAGACTATTGAAGAAGGAACAGTAGTGATGATGGCCACGTTTGATGACTCGGCCTCCAA GCTGAATGACGAGTCCAGGAAGATGATTGGTGAACTTGGCAGTTCCAGCATCAGCACATTAGGTTTCAGGGACAACTGGATCTTTGTGGGAGGCAAAGGGATCAAGACCAAGAGTCCCTTTGAGCAG CACATAAAGAACCATGCCGAAACCAACAAGTACGAGGGCTGGCCCGAGGTGCTGGAGATGGAAGGCTGCATACCCCAAAGACAGGAGTGA
- the LOC118379995 gene encoding protein FAM3C isoform X1: MFPSEDFWLKGAYIVLYSLQILGTNMRAGGILKLAALVSVFFLAVFLAFQLLEMNMDFNLGNVFGSMPVEEGPTRQERYKCGLSKPCPEGHFSFKMASGAASVVGPKICLEDNILMSGVKNNVGRGINIALVNGKTGDLIKRDHFDMWAGDVNTLITFLKTIEEGTVVMMATFDDSASKLNDESRKMIGELGSSSISTLGFRDNWIFVGGKGIKTKSPFEQHIKNHAETNKYEGWPEVLEMEGCIPQRQE, translated from the exons ATGTTTCCTTCTGAAGACTTTTGGCTGAAAG GGGCATACATTGTGTTGTACTCACTGCAGATTCTTGGGACCAACATGAGAGCTGGAG GCATCTTGAAGTTGGCTGCATTGGTTTCTGTCTTTTTCCTGGCAGTTTTCCTTGCCTTCCAGCTGCTGGAAATGAACATGGACTTCAATCTGGGGAATGTGTTTG GGTCTATGCCTGTAGAGGAAGGCC CTACCAGGCAGGAACGCTACAAGTGTGGCCTCTCCAAGCCATGTCCCGAGGGACACTTCTCCTTTAAGATGGCCAGCGGAGCAGCCAGTGTTGTCGGTCCCAAAATCTGTCTGGAGGACAACAT TTTGATGAGTGGAGTCAAGAACAACGTGGGCAGAGGAATTAACATCGCCCTGGTTAACG GAAAAACGGGGGACCTCATCAAGAGAGACCACTTTGACATGTGGGCGGGAG ATGTCAACACGCTCATCACATTCCTGAAGACTATTGAAGAAGGAACAGTAGTGATGATGGCCACGTTTGATGACTCGGCCTCCAA GCTGAATGACGAGTCCAGGAAGATGATTGGTGAACTTGGCAGTTCCAGCATCAGCACATTAGGTTTCAGGGACAACTGGATCTTTGTGGGAGGCAAAGGGATCAAGACCAAGAGTCCCTTTGAGCAG CACATAAAGAACCATGCCGAAACCAACAAGTACGAGGGCTGGCCCGAGGTGCTGGAGATGGAAGGCTGCATACCCCAAAGACAGGAGTGA
- the LOC118379995 gene encoding protein FAM3C isoform X5, protein MRAGGSMPVEEGPTRQERYKCGLSKPCPEGHFSFKMASGAASVVGPKICLEDNILMSGVKNNVGRGINIALVNGKTGDLIKRDHFDMWAGDVNTLITFLKTIEEGTVVMMATFDDSASKLNDESRKMIGELGSSSISTLGFRDNWIFVGGKGIKTKSPFEQHIKNHAETNKYEGWPEVLEMEGCIPQRQE, encoded by the exons ATGAGAGCTGGAG GGTCTATGCCTGTAGAGGAAGGCC CTACCAGGCAGGAACGCTACAAGTGTGGCCTCTCCAAGCCATGTCCCGAGGGACACTTCTCCTTTAAGATGGCCAGCGGAGCAGCCAGTGTTGTCGGTCCCAAAATCTGTCTGGAGGACAACAT TTTGATGAGTGGAGTCAAGAACAACGTGGGCAGAGGAATTAACATCGCCCTGGTTAACG GAAAAACGGGGGACCTCATCAAGAGAGACCACTTTGACATGTGGGCGGGAG ATGTCAACACGCTCATCACATTCCTGAAGACTATTGAAGAAGGAACAGTAGTGATGATGGCCACGTTTGATGACTCGGCCTCCAA GCTGAATGACGAGTCCAGGAAGATGATTGGTGAACTTGGCAGTTCCAGCATCAGCACATTAGGTTTCAGGGACAACTGGATCTTTGTGGGAGGCAAAGGGATCAAGACCAAGAGTCCCTTTGAGCAG CACATAAAGAACCATGCCGAAACCAACAAGTACGAGGGCTGGCCCGAGGTGCTGGAGATGGAAGGCTGCATACCCCAAAGACAGGAGTGA
- the LOC118379995 gene encoding protein FAM3C isoform X2: MSGQVGAEKGDRDSNHLGAYIVLYSLQILGTNMRAGGILKLAALVSVFFLAVFLAFQLLEMNMDFNLGNVFGSMPVEEGPTRQERYKCGLSKPCPEGHFSFKMASGAASVVGPKICLEDNILMSGVKNNVGRGINIALVNGKTGDLIKRDHFDMWAGDVNTLITFLKTIEEGTVVMMATFDDSASKLNDESRKMIGELGSSSISTLGFRDNWIFVGGKGIKTKSPFEQHIKNHAETNKYEGWPEVLEMEGCIPQRQE; encoded by the exons ATGTCAGGACAGGTGGGAGCAGAGAAGGGTGATCGTGACAGTAATCACTTAG GGGCATACATTGTGTTGTACTCACTGCAGATTCTTGGGACCAACATGAGAGCTGGAG GCATCTTGAAGTTGGCTGCATTGGTTTCTGTCTTTTTCCTGGCAGTTTTCCTTGCCTTCCAGCTGCTGGAAATGAACATGGACTTCAATCTGGGGAATGTGTTTG GGTCTATGCCTGTAGAGGAAGGCC CTACCAGGCAGGAACGCTACAAGTGTGGCCTCTCCAAGCCATGTCCCGAGGGACACTTCTCCTTTAAGATGGCCAGCGGAGCAGCCAGTGTTGTCGGTCCCAAAATCTGTCTGGAGGACAACAT TTTGATGAGTGGAGTCAAGAACAACGTGGGCAGAGGAATTAACATCGCCCTGGTTAACG GAAAAACGGGGGACCTCATCAAGAGAGACCACTTTGACATGTGGGCGGGAG ATGTCAACACGCTCATCACATTCCTGAAGACTATTGAAGAAGGAACAGTAGTGATGATGGCCACGTTTGATGACTCGGCCTCCAA GCTGAATGACGAGTCCAGGAAGATGATTGGTGAACTTGGCAGTTCCAGCATCAGCACATTAGGTTTCAGGGACAACTGGATCTTTGTGGGAGGCAAAGGGATCAAGACCAAGAGTCCCTTTGAGCAG CACATAAAGAACCATGCCGAAACCAACAAGTACGAGGGCTGGCCCGAGGTGCTGGAGATGGAAGGCTGCATACCCCAAAGACAGGAGTGA
- the LOC118379995 gene encoding protein FAM3C isoform X4, producing the protein MRAGGILKLAALVSVFFLAVFLAFQLLEMNMDFNLGNVFGSMPVEEGPTRQERYKCGLSKPCPEGHFSFKMASGAASVVGPKICLEDNILMSGVKNNVGRGINIALVNGKTGDLIKRDHFDMWAGDVNTLITFLKTIEEGTVVMMATFDDSASKLNDESRKMIGELGSSSISTLGFRDNWIFVGGKGIKTKSPFEQHIKNHAETNKYEGWPEVLEMEGCIPQRQE; encoded by the exons ATGAGAGCTGGAG GCATCTTGAAGTTGGCTGCATTGGTTTCTGTCTTTTTCCTGGCAGTTTTCCTTGCCTTCCAGCTGCTGGAAATGAACATGGACTTCAATCTGGGGAATGTGTTTG GGTCTATGCCTGTAGAGGAAGGCC CTACCAGGCAGGAACGCTACAAGTGTGGCCTCTCCAAGCCATGTCCCGAGGGACACTTCTCCTTTAAGATGGCCAGCGGAGCAGCCAGTGTTGTCGGTCCCAAAATCTGTCTGGAGGACAACAT TTTGATGAGTGGAGTCAAGAACAACGTGGGCAGAGGAATTAACATCGCCCTGGTTAACG GAAAAACGGGGGACCTCATCAAGAGAGACCACTTTGACATGTGGGCGGGAG ATGTCAACACGCTCATCACATTCCTGAAGACTATTGAAGAAGGAACAGTAGTGATGATGGCCACGTTTGATGACTCGGCCTCCAA GCTGAATGACGAGTCCAGGAAGATGATTGGTGAACTTGGCAGTTCCAGCATCAGCACATTAGGTTTCAGGGACAACTGGATCTTTGTGGGAGGCAAAGGGATCAAGACCAAGAGTCCCTTTGAGCAG CACATAAAGAACCATGCCGAAACCAACAAGTACGAGGGCTGGCCCGAGGTGCTGGAGATGGAAGGCTGCATACCCCAAAGACAGGAGTGA